A genomic segment from Candidatus Neomarinimicrobiota bacterium encodes:
- a CDS encoding tetratricopeptide repeat protein encodes MKLISNICLMTAAIVMLTSCSIKETDVELWSKTKKLQSQEKYEEALETLKKLLDNYPESEYASEARFMLADGFANIKNDYPKAVVEYRRIILEFPDSNLAPKAQFMIGYIYANYVKDYDKAQAAYLEFKEKYEGNDLSEAVEFELQYLGKDLDDITELKKITGTD; translated from the coding sequence ATGAAATTGATTAGTAACATTTGCTTAATGACAGCCGCGATCGTTATGCTGACATCCTGTTCTATTAAAGAAACAGATGTTGAGCTGTGGTCCAAGACAAAGAAGCTGCAATCTCAGGAGAAGTACGAGGAAGCATTGGAAACGCTTAAGAAACTATTGGATAACTATCCTGAATCAGAATACGCCTCTGAGGCGAGATTTATGTTAGCCGACGGTTTCGCAAACATTAAAAACGATTATCCCAAGGCGGTAGTAGAGTATAGACGGATAATCCTCGAATTCCCGGATTCTAATCTGGCGCCCAAAGCACAGTTTATGATCGGTTACATCTACGCCAATTATGTAAAGGACTATGACAAAGCGCAGGCGGCGTACCTGGAATTCAAGGAAAAATACGAGGGAAACGACCTTTCGGAGGCAGTGGAGTTCGAGCTGCAATATCTCGGAAAGGACCTTGACGATATAACCGAGTTAAAAAAGATAACAGGAACGGATTGA
- a CDS encoding ATP-binding cassette domain-containing protein, with translation MIDVKNLSKSYGSFEAVKNVSFFIDKGEVVGFLGPNAAGKTTIMRILTCYMPATEGSVSVGGFDVFDNPMSVKKRVGYLPEHPPLYSEMTVDGYLSFVGKIKGLSGKELKLRQEEVLERTSTIEVRKRLIAKLSKGYKQRVGLAQALIHDPEVLVLDEPTVGLDPKQIIEVRELITELGQDHTIILSTHILPEVSATCGRVIIIHKGKIVAEDTPENLVGGLQGHEKLELQIMGPSEKISKALSEVGGVTSLKSSEKEDSTVYTLEIERNSEVRAALAASVVNNGWDLLEMKSVGLSLEEIFLQLTTDEEGEA, from the coding sequence TTGATAGACGTTAAAAATTTGTCAAAGAGTTACGGTTCGTTCGAAGCTGTAAAAAACGTATCGTTCTTCATAGACAAGGGAGAGGTAGTCGGGTTTCTGGGGCCCAACGCCGCCGGTAAAACGACTATTATGCGCATACTCACCTGTTATATGCCCGCAACCGAAGGTTCTGTATCGGTCGGAGGGTTCGATGTATTTGATAATCCAATGAGCGTGAAAAAACGGGTCGGATACCTTCCCGAACATCCTCCGCTCTATTCTGAGATGACGGTGGACGGCTACCTGTCGTTTGTCGGTAAGATAAAAGGGCTGAGCGGTAAGGAGCTAAAATTAAGGCAGGAAGAGGTACTCGAAAGAACGAGTACTATAGAAGTCAGGAAGCGCCTGATAGCTAAATTGTCAAAGGGATATAAGCAAAGGGTCGGTTTGGCGCAGGCGCTGATACATGATCCTGAAGTATTAGTCCTCGATGAACCGACTGTGGGTTTGGATCCGAAGCAGATCATCGAAGTGAGAGAGCTCATCACCGAACTCGGTCAGGACCACACCATTATATTGTCTACTCATATCCTACCGGAAGTAAGCGCCACATGCGGCAGGGTAATAATTATCCACAAGGGTAAAATAGTAGCGGAAGATACACCGGAAAACCTTGTGGGAGGATTACAGGGTCACGAAAAACTCGAATTACAGATAATGGGACCATCCGAAAAAATCTCCAAAGCGTTGAGCGAAGTCGGAGGAGTTACAAGTCTGAAAAGCAGCGAAAAGGAAGATAGTACTGTATATACTTTGGAAATTGAAAGAAATTCTGAGGTGCGTGCTGCGTTGGCAGCCTCGGTTGTGAACAACGGGTGGGACTTGCTTGAGATGAAGTCGGTCGGGTTGAGTTTAGAGGAAATTTTCCTCCAGCTGACGACCGACGAGGAGGGAGAGGCGTGA
- a CDS encoding ABC transporter permease subunit — MRNAYHIYMRELRSYFVSPIAYVVIALFLTISGIFFYLLLQSFIEMSMRMMMQAQQFRMQVPAMNVNQMVVRSLFLNMSVITLFMLPMITMKLFSDEKRTGTIELLLTSPITNWEIIIGKFFAALTVYLAMIFGTTSYISVLFIYGNPELMPIVAGYIGLAFMGAFTIAVGTFISSLTENQIIAAVGCFGAMMILWFVGWAANFVGPPFGEVLRYMSVMEHFQDFAKGVIDSSDIAFYVSFGFFSLFLTYQAVESAKWRG, encoded by the coding sequence GTGAGAAACGCATATCATATCTACATGAGGGAGCTTCGCTCTTATTTTGTCTCGCCGATCGCTTATGTAGTCATCGCCCTTTTCCTGACGATCAGCGGAATATTCTTCTATTTGCTTCTTCAGAGTTTCATAGAAATGAGCATGAGAATGATGATGCAGGCACAGCAGTTCAGGATGCAGGTTCCGGCGATGAACGTCAATCAGATGGTCGTGCGCTCCCTCTTCCTCAACATGAGCGTGATTACGCTGTTCATGCTTCCGATGATAACAATGAAGCTCTTTTCGGATGAGAAAAGGACAGGGACTATCGAGCTGCTCCTTACCTCTCCTATTACGAATTGGGAGATAATAATCGGTAAGTTCTTTGCGGCGCTGACAGTTTATCTGGCGATGATATTCGGTACGACAAGTTATATTTCGGTGCTGTTCATCTACGGAAATCCCGAGTTGATGCCTATCGTAGCGGGCTACATAGGTCTGGCGTTTATGGGAGCGTTTACTATAGCCGTCGGTACGTTCATCTCCTCGCTGACAGAAAATCAGATAATCGCCGCAGTCGGTTGTTTCGGAGCTATGATGATCTTATGGTTCGTGGGATGGGCGGCTAATTTTGTGGGTCCGCCATTCGGGGAAGTGCTGCGGTATATGTCGGTGATGGAACATTTTCAGGATTTTGCAAAAGGAGTCATAGACAGTTCTGACATTGCATTTTATGTGTCATTCGGATTTTTCAGTCTCTTCCTGACATATCAGGCGGTAGAATCGGCTAAGTGGAGGGGATAA
- a CDS encoding GldG family protein, producing MGNYSKYIIYGASLSLLTGLFLYVVNNIWTTAGIVFTSAGGGLLFLNIVLNRRNVMSFIGKRSTKYGANAIMLSLIILGILALGNFSLKRHSWRVDTTSSGQYSLAKQTISVLRGLEKEVKVTAFQSEMQSGRIRDLLEEYSHHSGKFIYDVMDPDKNPDIAKKFGIKKYGELVIQSGGREERIQDVNEEKLTNGLIKLISDKAHKIYFLSGHGEKSFELSVENRESLSLITGELNKVNYQTETLHLFQQDSVPEDASLVLIAGAEKSLLPREVGALREYLSGGGSLMLMFEPRVEDSGIDELLSDIGVTLQNDIVLEQSASFIISGGGLKRNMRVSLEPTAAGYGQHRITEDFRLASAFPTARSLQVQENSESGDYDLTELVLTSGSSWGETDFALLDKNQAGFDENRDNPGPVVLAVVGKVKEGREGGRIIVVGDSDFPSNSYLERAPGNKDLFLNMVSWLLEDESLISIRPRDPEDRRVSMTLKQTKVVFWLLVVMLPVSILGFGIGVYFKRRKY from the coding sequence TTGGGAAATTATTCTAAATATATTATTTACGGCGCTTCTCTCTCTCTTCTCACGGGTTTGTTCCTTTATGTTGTGAATAATATATGGACTACTGCCGGAATAGTGTTCACTTCGGCGGGCGGCGGTCTGTTATTTTTGAATATCGTACTGAACCGAAGAAACGTTATGTCATTCATCGGCAAACGTTCCACAAAATACGGAGCGAATGCGATTATGCTCAGCCTGATTATTCTCGGAATACTTGCGCTGGGGAATTTCAGTTTAAAAAGACACAGCTGGAGAGTTGATACTACCTCATCCGGTCAATACAGTCTTGCGAAGCAGACAATAAGTGTGCTTAGGGGGCTTGAAAAAGAAGTCAAAGTAACAGCGTTCCAATCAGAGATGCAGTCAGGGCGAATTAGGGACCTGTTAGAGGAGTATTCGCATCACTCGGGTAAATTCATATACGATGTGATGGACCCGGATAAAAATCCGGATATAGCGAAAAAATTCGGTATAAAAAAATACGGCGAATTGGTAATTCAATCGGGCGGCAGAGAAGAGAGGATTCAAGACGTCAATGAAGAGAAGTTGACTAACGGGCTCATTAAACTGATCAGCGATAAAGCCCATAAAATATACTTCTTATCGGGTCATGGCGAAAAAAGTTTTGAGCTCTCGGTGGAGAACAGGGAATCACTCTCTCTGATAACGGGTGAGCTGAACAAGGTGAATTATCAGACCGAGACTCTGCATCTGTTTCAGCAGGATTCGGTTCCGGAAGATGCTTCGCTCGTGCTGATTGCGGGTGCGGAAAAAAGTCTCCTACCGCGCGAAGTGGGAGCGCTTAGGGAGTATCTGTCCGGCGGCGGCAGCTTAATGCTCATGTTTGAACCGAGAGTTGAAGATTCGGGGATAGACGAACTCCTCTCTGATATAGGCGTGACCCTTCAAAATGATATCGTCCTTGAGCAGAGCGCCTCATTTATTATATCCGGAGGAGGATTGAAAAGGAATATGCGTGTATCGCTCGAACCGACCGCCGCCGGATACGGTCAGCATAGAATAACGGAAGATTTCAGGTTAGCGAGCGCATTCCCGACCGCCCGGTCGCTGCAAGTTCAGGAAAACAGCGAATCCGGAGACTACGACTTAACGGAACTGGTTCTTACGAGCGGCAGTTCATGGGGAGAAACAGACTTTGCGCTGCTCGACAAGAACCAGGCGGGTTTTGACGAAAACAGGGACAATCCCGGACCGGTAGTGTTGGCTGTGGTAGGAAAAGTCAAAGAGGGCAGAGAGGGTGGTCGGATTATCGTTGTCGGTGATTCCGATTTTCCGTCGAATTCATATCTCGAACGCGCGCCGGGGAACAAAGACCTTTTTCTTAACATGGTCTCGTGGCTGCTCGAAGACGAATCACTGATCTCTATTCGGCCGAGGGACCCCGAAGACAGGCGGGTCAGCATGACGCTCAAGCAAACTAAGGTAGTGTTCTGGCTTCTGGTGGTTATGCTGCCGGTTTCTATTCTCGGGTTCGGAATCGGAGTGTACTTCAAGCGCAGGAAATATTAG
- a CDS encoding BamA/TamA family outer membrane protein, producing MIRRIINSVKTIHRRGWLLFIIPMLILNSAPDVNAQSLLRVKEIRFSGNENISDGTLRGQMNLKSPGFPSFLRKGSEFNARILQLDRASIRKYYESKGYIYAAVSDSFEIIDRKDIIIHVKVNEGKRIKIKEINIRGNDLIADTEILRMFDSKLGEPLNPYLLRKDIAAVRTAYQTRGKPFAQFRNHLTGDDEVTVVIDIKENDTIFLDSVLVSGTQQVKPEIVLRELTFNRDEKYNIEKIRESQKRIFETGLFSNVTIDPVRTDTVNKRLNLIVNVRERKMRQLGGEIGFKQRRIAGSTEPVTDLNVVAEWYNRNLFSTGRLLRFKGNASVGITDISSGQTRFEASYTEPWILGQRAPTTFRTFIERERLIEPEEITLTRFGGDIALFKKYSEEFTARLALGITITRVIGDLSSALSDSLGIREEDNQRSINLLIINDKRRNIFLPTKGSILSLDAKFAGGFLGGDTSDIYRAEVSWSRYQPFFLNKSWTIATRLKGGFISSFGKNTSIPFFDRFFLGGGTSVRGYEELQLQDFTLNPSGAVSRIYKLLSNIELRFPVFWRFGGQLFIDGGNLWDEFSRVSPTKLKYSAGVGFSLLTPMGPVRLDYGYKLDPDEDDTGERSRLHFGLLFAF from the coding sequence TTGATTCGAAGAATCATAAACAGCGTTAAAACCATACACCGGCGGGGATGGCTGCTCTTTATTATTCCCATGCTGATACTCAATTCAGCCCCTGATGTGAACGCTCAATCACTACTGCGAGTCAAAGAGATAAGATTTTCAGGAAATGAAAATATTTCAGACGGGACGCTCAGGGGTCAGATGAACTTGAAGTCTCCCGGTTTTCCCTCTTTTTTGAGGAAAGGATCCGAATTCAACGCAAGAATTCTCCAGCTCGATAGGGCCTCAATCAGGAAATATTACGAGAGTAAAGGCTACATATATGCCGCTGTGAGTGACTCGTTCGAAATTATCGACCGGAAAGATATTATCATCCATGTGAAGGTCAATGAGGGTAAGCGAATCAAGATTAAGGAGATAAATATCCGGGGAAATGACCTTATTGCCGACACCGAAATACTCAGGATGTTCGATTCCAAGCTCGGTGAGCCTCTCAATCCGTACCTGCTGCGAAAAGACATTGCAGCAGTAAGAACAGCATACCAAACACGGGGCAAACCGTTTGCCCAATTTCGAAATCATCTCACAGGAGATGATGAAGTCACTGTAGTGATAGATATCAAGGAAAACGATACGATCTTTTTGGACAGCGTCCTGGTTTCCGGCACTCAGCAAGTTAAACCCGAAATCGTACTTCGCGAGTTGACGTTTAATCGGGATGAGAAATATAATATTGAAAAGATACGTGAAAGTCAGAAACGAATTTTCGAAACGGGATTGTTTTCAAACGTAACTATCGATCCGGTCCGGACCGATACCGTCAATAAAAGGCTAAATCTTATAGTGAACGTCCGGGAAAGGAAGATGCGGCAACTCGGTGGTGAAATAGGATTCAAGCAGCGCAGGATAGCCGGGTCGACTGAACCAGTCACTGATCTGAACGTAGTTGCTGAATGGTATAACAGGAATTTATTTTCGACCGGACGGCTCCTGCGGTTTAAAGGAAATGCGTCTGTCGGTATAACCGATATTTCGAGCGGTCAGACGAGATTCGAGGCAAGTTATACGGAACCATGGATACTCGGGCAAAGAGCGCCGACGACCTTTAGAACGTTTATCGAGCGGGAGCGATTGATTGAACCGGAAGAGATCACTCTAACGAGGTTCGGCGGTGATATAGCATTATTTAAGAAATACAGCGAGGAGTTTACCGCCCGCCTGGCACTGGGAATAACAATAACAAGGGTAATCGGTGACCTCAGCAGTGCCCTGTCAGATTCGTTGGGAATTCGTGAGGAAGATAATCAACGGTCGATAAATCTTCTGATAATCAACGATAAGAGAAGGAACATTTTCTTGCCTACAAAAGGCTCGATCCTTTCGCTTGATGCTAAATTTGCCGGTGGATTTTTAGGAGGGGATACAAGTGATATTTACAGAGCAGAAGTCTCGTGGAGCAGATACCAGCCGTTCTTTTTGAACAAATCCTGGACAATTGCAACAAGGCTTAAAGGAGGATTCATCAGCTCGTTCGGTAAAAATACGTCAATTCCATTTTTCGACAGGTTCTTCCTTGGCGGCGGAACTTCGGTAAGGGGATATGAGGAGCTTCAATTGCAGGATTTCACCCTGAATCCGAGCGGAGCCGTCTCCAGAATTTACAAGTTGCTATCCAACATTGAACTTCGTTTTCCCGTATTTTGGAGATTCGGAGGACAATTATTCATTGACGGAGGAAATCTCTGGGATGAATTCAGCAGGGTATCTCCTACAAAGCTAAAATATTCAGCAGGTGTAGGATTTTCATTATTAACGCCAATGGGACCGGTAAGACTCGATTATGGCTACAAACTCGATCCCGATGAAGATGATACGGGTGAGCGAAGCAGGCTGCATTTCGGGCTGTTGTTTGCCTTTTAA
- the clpB gene encoding ATP-dependent chaperone ClpB yields MSFEKFTFRAQESLKKAQELASALNNPEFTSGHLLKAMLLDEQNTTIAVMSKLGVQPQKLIESLDKLLSKLPKSTGSGIGSPQLSRELDGLLKSALKESENLKDEYISNEHLLLAMSDANSGGVSAVLAEQGVSRESILSVLQEIRGSQRITDQNPEEKYQALKRYGSDLNELASKGKLDPVIGREEEIRRVMQVLSRRTKNNPVLIGDPGVGKTAIVEGIAFRIVSGDVPEGLKDKRIVTLDMGTLIAGAKFRGEFEDRLKAVIKEVEESNGDVILFIDELHTVVGAGAAEGSVDASNILKPPLARGELKVIGATTIDEYRKHIEKDAALERRFQPIMVNEPNIEDAISILRGLRDRYEIHHGIKIKDAALVAAVNLSNRYVPDRFLPDKAIDLIDEAASRLRIEIDSMPAELDELERKVTQLEIERAALIKEDDSKNRVKELDKQLKTLHKDAENLRGQWTAEKVVIGRLREVKEEIESARTAYGKAESEGDYEKAAELKHGRLIELKAEADKLNDNLKKLQKDKRLLREEIDEEDIAEVISQWTNIPVSRMMEGERDKLLHMEERLGRRVIGQPEAIKSVSDAVKRARVGLQEESRPLGSFIFIGSTGVGKTELAKGLAEFLFDDEDAIIRLDMSEYMEKHSVSRLIGAPPGYVGYEEGGQLTEAVRRKPYSVILMDEIEKAHNDVFNVLLQALDDGRMTDGQGRVVNFRNTIFIMTSNLGSSIIVEKSAQLTSENEPEIYKEISAEVQKLLQSTFKPEFLNRIDDIVVFHPLTAESVRKIVKIQLDRISSKISEQGIKFSLGDEALDMLAEKGYDPAYGARPLKRLLQREITDRVANLMLTGEAKAGDELEARVNGSGIEVVKV; encoded by the coding sequence ATTTCTTTTGAAAAATTTACTTTTCGCGCTCAGGAATCTCTGAAAAAAGCACAGGAGCTAGCTTCCGCGCTAAACAATCCGGAATTCACAAGCGGGCATCTTTTGAAAGCTATGCTTCTTGATGAGCAAAATACCACAATCGCGGTTATGAGTAAGCTGGGAGTTCAACCACAAAAGTTGATCGAATCGCTGGATAAACTGCTTTCCAAACTTCCAAAATCAACGGGAAGCGGAATCGGCAGCCCGCAGCTGTCACGCGAATTGGACGGGTTATTAAAAAGCGCCCTAAAAGAATCGGAAAATCTAAAGGATGAGTATATCAGCAACGAGCATTTGCTACTCGCGATGTCTGACGCAAACTCGGGTGGAGTGAGTGCCGTTCTCGCTGAACAGGGTGTGAGCAGAGAATCAATTCTGAGTGTATTACAGGAGATAAGAGGGAGCCAAAGAATAACCGATCAAAATCCTGAGGAGAAATACCAGGCGTTAAAAAGGTACGGAAGCGACCTGAACGAGCTTGCAAGCAAAGGCAAACTCGATCCCGTAATCGGAAGAGAAGAGGAGATAAGGCGTGTGATGCAGGTTCTTTCCCGAAGAACAAAAAATAATCCTGTTCTAATAGGAGATCCGGGGGTTGGTAAGACTGCAATTGTAGAAGGAATTGCGTTCAGAATAGTGAGCGGCGACGTTCCCGAAGGACTGAAAGATAAACGCATAGTTACGTTGGATATGGGTACTCTTATCGCCGGGGCGAAGTTCAGAGGCGAATTTGAAGATAGATTGAAAGCGGTCATAAAAGAGGTAGAGGAATCGAACGGTGATGTAATCTTGTTCATCGACGAGCTTCACACCGTAGTCGGCGCCGGCGCTGCTGAAGGATCGGTTGACGCAAGCAACATCCTGAAACCACCGCTCGCACGCGGGGAACTTAAGGTCATAGGAGCGACTACCATAGACGAGTACAGGAAACACATTGAAAAAGACGCCGCACTCGAGAGAAGATTCCAACCTATCATGGTGAACGAGCCGAACATAGAGGATGCAATAAGTATTCTGAGAGGATTACGCGACCGTTACGAGATACACCACGGTATTAAGATAAAAGACGCCGCACTCGTCGCCGCCGTAAATCTCTCGAACAGGTATGTCCCCGACCGTTTTCTTCCGGACAAGGCAATAGACCTTATCGACGAAGCGGCAAGTAGGTTGAGAATTGAAATTGACAGTATGCCCGCGGAACTCGATGAGCTCGAACGGAAGGTGACTCAGCTGGAAATAGAGCGAGCCGCTCTGATTAAGGAAGATGATTCAAAAAATAGAGTAAAAGAACTGGATAAGCAGCTGAAAACCCTTCATAAGGACGCCGAGAACTTAAGGGGACAGTGGACGGCCGAGAAGGTAGTAATCGGGAGACTCAGAGAAGTAAAAGAAGAGATAGAGTCTGCCCGAACCGCTTACGGCAAGGCTGAATCAGAAGGTGATTACGAAAAAGCCGCTGAGTTGAAGCACGGGAGGTTGATCGAGCTCAAGGCTGAAGCGGATAAATTAAACGATAACCTGAAAAAACTCCAGAAGGACAAGAGGCTGCTGAGAGAAGAAATAGATGAAGAGGACATCGCAGAGGTAATCTCTCAATGGACCAATATTCCTGTCAGCAGGATGATGGAGGGGGAACGTGATAAATTGCTTCACATGGAAGAAAGGCTCGGCAGACGGGTTATCGGCCAGCCGGAGGCGATTAAATCAGTATCTGACGCGGTCAAACGTGCGAGAGTCGGACTCCAGGAGGAATCACGTCCGCTCGGTTCATTTATTTTTATAGGTTCAACGGGAGTCGGCAAGACAGAACTCGCCAAAGGTTTGGCTGAGTTTTTGTTTGACGACGAAGATGCCATAATTCGGCTTGACATGTCCGAGTACATGGAGAAGCATTCAGTGTCGCGACTCATCGGCGCACCCCCCGGATACGTAGGATACGAGGAGGGCGGACAACTGACGGAAGCAGTTCGAAGAAAACCGTATTCGGTAATTTTAATGGACGAGATCGAAAAAGCCCATAATGATGTGTTCAATGTGCTGCTCCAGGCGCTTGACGACGGGCGCATGACGGACGGACAAGGACGTGTTGTGAACTTCAGGAATACGATATTTATAATGACCTCAAACCTCGGTTCCTCGATTATAGTTGAAAAATCGGCGCAGCTGACCTCGGAAAATGAACCGGAGATATACAAAGAAATCAGCGCCGAAGTACAGAAACTCCTACAGAGCACTTTCAAACCTGAATTTCTGAACAGGATTGACGACATAGTGGTCTTCCACCCCTTGACGGCTGAAAGCGTACGGAAAATCGTTAAGATTCAGCTGGATAGGATTTCGAGTAAGATAAGTGAGCAGGGCATAAAATTCTCGCTTGGGGATGAGGCGCTTGATATGCTTGCGGAAAAAGGATATGATCCCGCATACGGCGCAAGACCGTTGAAAAGACTATTGCAAAGGGAGATAACAGACAGGGTAGCAAACCTTATGCTGACCGGTGAAGCGAAGGCAGGAGATGAATTGGAAGCGCGCGTCAATGGCTCCGGCATTGAGGTTGTTAAGGTATAG
- a CDS encoding AAA family ATPase, with translation MAVDLDKLHSKIEVESQFIDKIVAEIDKVIVGQKTLIRRLLISLLADGHILLEGVPGLAKTLTVSTLAKVIKADFQRIQFTPDLLPADLVGTLIFNPKDGAFTTRKGPIFSNLILADEINRSPAKVQSALLESMQERQVTIGKETFPLPVPFLVLATQNPIEQEGTYPLPEAQIDRFMLKVIVDYPDRAEELEIMQRMGNTGEIPEVNPVVTTKEILSARKVVDEVYIDEKVERYIVDLTFATRDPESVGLSELKGLIAFGASPRASIFLRLAAKAHAFIMRRGYVTPEDIRAIGMDVMRHRIILTYEAEAEEMTTEMIIDRIFDAVEVP, from the coding sequence ATGGCTGTTGATTTAGATAAATTACACTCGAAAATAGAAGTCGAGAGTCAATTTATTGATAAGATTGTAGCCGAGATCGATAAGGTAATAGTAGGGCAAAAAACGCTGATAAGACGGCTGCTCATAAGTCTATTGGCGGACGGACATATCCTTCTCGAGGGGGTGCCGGGATTGGCAAAAACACTTACTGTCAGCACGCTGGCGAAAGTGATCAAGGCTGATTTTCAGAGGATTCAATTTACTCCCGATCTTCTGCCTGCGGATCTGGTGGGCACCCTGATATTTAATCCGAAGGACGGTGCTTTCACAACGAGAAAGGGACCGATTTTCTCCAATCTTATACTCGCGGATGAAATTAACAGGTCTCCGGCTAAGGTACAAAGCGCTCTATTGGAATCTATGCAGGAAAGGCAGGTGACTATCGGAAAGGAGACGTTCCCGCTCCCGGTACCTTTCCTTGTTCTGGCGACCCAAAATCCTATTGAGCAGGAGGGAACCTATCCGCTTCCCGAAGCTCAGATCGACCGCTTTATGCTCAAGGTCATTGTTGACTATCCCGACAGGGCGGAGGAGCTGGAGATAATGCAAAGAATGGGAAATACAGGAGAGATACCGGAGGTGAATCCGGTCGTAACCACGAAGGAGATACTATCTGCCCGCAAAGTAGTCGACGAAGTTTATATAGACGAAAAGGTGGAAAGGTATATTGTCGATCTTACTTTTGCGACAAGAGACCCCGAGTCGGTCGGTTTAAGCGAATTGAAAGGATTGATCGCTTTCGGGGCATCGCCGAGAGCTTCTATTTTTCTCAGGCTTGCGGCGAAAGCCCATGCATTTATCATGCGCAGGGGTTACGTAACGCCGGAGGATATCCGGGCGATTGGAATGGACGTCATGAGACACAGGATTATATTGACTTACGAAGCGGAAGCCGAAGAGATGACTACGGAAATGATAATTGATCGAATTTTCGACGCTGTAGAAGTACCCTGA
- a CDS encoding DUF58 domain-containing protein encodes MLPKEVLENIRRIEIGTKGLVNEIFSGEYHTVFKGRGMEFAEVREYIHGDDIRNIDWNVTARAGTPFVKIFSEERELSVMLVVDMSRSGTFGSRHRMKDEVAIEICALLAFSAMKNNDKVGLLVFTDRVEKFIPPRKGKQHVLRVLREIVYHEPQNKGTDMKSALDYLLRVLKRHSVVFILSDFMDEGYEKQLRVTSSKHDTIAIKMTDRLEENLPDVGLMSLVDAETGENVVVDTSNAKVRNSYAAMRKARNEGLERMFKKINMDYITIMTGESYVEPLYRFFRERAKRIR; translated from the coding sequence ATGCTGCCTAAAGAAGTACTCGAGAACATTCGCCGGATAGAGATCGGGACAAAAGGTCTTGTGAACGAAATATTCAGCGGTGAGTATCACACGGTGTTTAAGGGACGCGGGATGGAATTCGCCGAGGTTCGTGAATATATACACGGAGATGATATTCGCAATATCGATTGGAACGTTACGGCGCGGGCCGGTACTCCCTTTGTCAAGATCTTCAGTGAAGAGCGCGAGCTCTCGGTAATGCTTGTTGTCGATATGAGCAGGTCGGGAACTTTCGGAAGCCGGCACCGGATGAAGGATGAAGTCGCTATCGAAATTTGCGCTCTGCTCGCCTTCTCCGCAATGAAAAATAACGACAAGGTCGGACTCCTGGTCTTTACCGACAGGGTGGAGAAATTTATTCCGCCCCGGAAGGGAAAGCAGCACGTTTTGAGGGTTTTAAGGGAAATCGTATATCATGAGCCCCAGAATAAGGGGACGGATATGAAATCGGCTCTCGATTATCTCTTAAGAGTTTTGAAGAGGCATTCCGTTGTTTTCATACTGTCTGATTTTATGGATGAGGGATATGAAAAACAGCTGAGGGTTACTTCGTCTAAACATGACACGATAGCGATAAAGATGACCGACCGACTCGAAGAGAATCTTCCCGATGTGGGGCTGATGTCTCTGGTCGATGCTGAAACGGGTGAAAACGTTGTAGTGGACACTTCAAACGCCAAAGTCAGAAATTCCTACGCCGCAATGAGAAAAGCAAGGAATGAAGGTTTGGAAAGAATGTTCAAGAAGATCAACATGGATTATATCACAATAATGACTGGCGAGTCATATGTGGAACCGTTATATAGATTTTTCCGGGAGAGAGCCAAAAGGATTCGATGA